A DNA window from Ensifer sp. WSM1721 contains the following coding sequences:
- a CDS encoding tripartite tricarboxylate transporter permease, with the protein MENIGLLMDGFGHILSWNHILLMMIGVTLGILVGVLPGLGAPNGVSLLLPLTFSMDPISAIILLSCMYWGALFGGSTTSILFNIPGEPSSVATTFDGYPMAKAGQASRALTLAFVSAGLGALAGVIMITLLSGWVANFALRFSSPEYFAVYFLAFASFISMGAQSPFKTLVSMMLGFALASIGMDTISGNLRLTFDIPELIKGVSFLIAVMGLFGIGELLLTTEEGLRFEGIKARVKLAEIGRTLIEIPRYWLTIGRSTIIGIWMGITPAGPTAASFMSYGVARRSARDKSKFGKGDPRGVVAPETADHSAGTSALLPMLALGVPGSATAAVMMGGLMIWGLTPGPMLFTDRPDFVWGLIASMYLGNVVAVFLVIATVPLYASILRVPFSIIGPVIVAVIFSGAYQVANSVSDIFLVIGFGLIGYVFKKLDYPLAPLVLAMVLGDKAEDAFRQSMLMSGGSLNIFWSNGLVSALMGLGLTLLLSPLVFWIIGSLRGRKHDIAAPHGDGNAAA; encoded by the coding sequence ATGGAAAACATTGGTCTCCTGATGGATGGCTTCGGCCACATCCTCAGCTGGAACCACATCCTGTTGATGATGATCGGCGTGACGCTCGGCATCCTCGTTGGCGTGCTGCCGGGGCTCGGCGCACCGAACGGTGTGTCGCTGCTTTTGCCGCTCACCTTCTCGATGGATCCGATCTCGGCGATCATCCTCTTGTCCTGCATGTATTGGGGGGCGCTCTTCGGCGGCTCGACCACGTCGATCCTCTTCAACATCCCCGGCGAGCCGTCGTCGGTCGCAACCACCTTCGACGGCTATCCGATGGCAAAGGCCGGTCAGGCGAGCCGTGCGCTGACGCTCGCCTTCGTTTCGGCCGGCCTCGGGGCGCTTGCCGGCGTCATCATGATCACACTGCTTTCGGGCTGGGTGGCGAACTTCGCGCTCCGGTTCTCCTCGCCCGAATATTTCGCCGTCTACTTCCTCGCCTTTGCGAGCTTCATCTCCATGGGCGCGCAATCGCCCTTCAAGACGCTCGTCTCGATGATGCTCGGCTTCGCGCTCGCCTCGATCGGCATGGATACGATCTCCGGAAATTTGAGGCTCACCTTCGACATTCCCGAGCTCATCAAGGGCGTGAGCTTCCTCATCGCAGTCATGGGCCTCTTCGGCATCGGCGAACTCCTGCTCACGACCGAAGAAGGCTTACGCTTCGAAGGCATCAAGGCGCGCGTCAAGCTTGCAGAGATCGGCCGCACGCTGATCGAGATCCCCCGTTACTGGCTGACGATCGGCCGTTCGACGATCATCGGCATCTGGATGGGGATCACACCCGCCGGTCCGACCGCCGCCTCTTTCATGAGCTATGGCGTTGCCAGGCGGTCGGCCCGCGACAAGTCGAAATTCGGCAAAGGCGATCCGCGCGGCGTTGTCGCACCCGAGACGGCCGACCATTCCGCCGGCACCTCGGCTCTCTTGCCGATGCTGGCGCTCGGTGTACCGGGTTCGGCGACGGCTGCGGTGATGATGGGCGGCCTGATGATCTGGGGCTTGACACCCGGCCCAATGCTCTTCACCGACCGGCCGGATTTCGTCTGGGGCCTGATTGCCTCCATGTATCTCGGCAACGTCGTTGCCGTCTTCCTGGTGATTGCAACGGTACCGCTCTATGCCTCGATCCTGCGCGTGCCCTTCTCGATCATCGGGCCGGTCATCGTGGCGGTGATCTTCTCGGGCGCTTATCAGGTCGCGAACTCCGTCTCGGATATCTTCCTGGTCATCGGCTTCGGTCTCATCGGCTATGTTTTCAAGAAGCTCGACTATCCGCTGGCGCCGTTGGTTCTCGCCATGGTGCTCGGCGACAAGGCGGAGGACGCCTTCCGCCAGTCCATGCTGATGTCCGGCGGCAGCCTCAACATCTTCTGGTCGAACGGTCTCGTCTCCGCCCTGATGGGGCTGGGTCTGACGCTCCTTCTCTCGCCGCTCGTCTTCTGGATTATCGGCAGCTTGCGCGGGCGCAAGCATGACATCGCCGCGCCGCACGGTGACGGCAACGCGGCGGCCTGA